The following proteins come from a genomic window of Hugenholtzia roseola DSM 9546:
- a CDS encoding transposase family protein, with protein sequence MEISSYFETIADFRVQGRCLHALDDILALVLLGILADNDDFVEIVDFGQDNLAALRADFGLKLANGIPSVDTLERVFKHLNINSLQSCYNRLLTDL encoded by the coding sequence ATGGAAATTAGTTCTTATTTCGAGACAATAGCAGATTTTCGTGTGCAAGGTCGTTGCCTGCATGCGTTGGACGACATTTTGGCTTTAGTCCTTTTGGGGATTTTAGCGGATAATGATGATTTTGTAGAAATCGTTGATTTTGGTCAAGACAATTTAGCGGCTTTGCGAGCAGATTTTGGATTAAAATTAGCCAATGGGATTCCTTCGGTGGATACCTTAGAAAGAGTCTTTAAACATCTGAATATCAATAGCTTACAATCGTGTTATAACCGCTTGCTCACTGACTTA